The Streptomyces sp. NBC_00775 genome includes the window GAGGATGCGCAGGCTCTCCTCGAAGTGCGGTACGGCGGCGGCCGGTTCGCCGAGGGTGAGGTGGGCGTAGCCGATGTTGCAGTGTGCGGAGTGCCGGAGGATGACGTCCCCCATCGCGTCGCCGATCGCCAGGCTGCGCTTGTGGTGGTCGATGGCGGCCCGGGGGTCGGTGTGCTCGTACAGGTTGCCGAGGTGGCTGTAGGTGATGGCCTCCATGTGCGGGTCGCCCAGCTCGCGGGAGAATTCGAGGCTTTGGAGCAGGGCCTCGCTGGACTCGGCGTAGCGGCCGAGCCCTTCGAGGAGCATGCCGCGGTTGTTCAGGCCCCGTCGCACCCAGGACAGGACGCCGAGGCGGCGCCAGATCGCCAGTGCCTCGTCGTTCAGGGCGAGGGCCTCGCCCGCGCGGCCCGTCATGAAGTGCAGCCCCGCGAGGTCTCCGAGCGCGTATGCCTCGGCGGCCTCGTCGCCGAGCCCGCGCGCCGCTGCGAGCGCGGCCCGCTGGAGGATCTCCACCTCGGCGACGCGGCCACTGCGTTGGACGTACGGGTTGAGCAGGCGCACCAGGACGGGGACGTACGGGGAGGTCTCCGCGTAGCGCTCCACCAGCGCCACCACGTTCTCCAGCTCCAGGTCGCCCCAGGCGAAGGCCTCCTGCGAGGTGCAGAACGGTGGCGTCGCCGCGACGTCCACCGTGTGCGGGGGCGGTTGGGAGGCGGTCGGGCGGCTGCGGTCCTCGCGGTCGAGCCCGGGTTCGAGGATGGCTTCGAGGGAGCGGGCGGCGACACCGGCGTACCAGCGCAGGGCGAGCTCGGCGACGGCCGCGTCGTGGGCGCCGGGGTCAGGCGTTCCCGGGCCGGCGAACCCGTCGACCGTCGTCGCGGCGCTCTCCGGCTCCCCCATTGCCTCCGTCGCCCCCGTCGCCCCCGCGATCTCCCGGGCGAAGTCCCGCACCAGGTCGTGGGGTGCGTAGCGGCCGTACGCCGTCTCCTCCAGGAGGGCGACGTCGACGAGGCGGTCGAGGGCGGCCTCGGCGCGGCGCGGGTCGATGCCGGAGAGGCGGGCGAGGAGGGGCGCCCCGTACGCGGGGAGGTCGAGGGCGCCGATACGGCACAGGGCGAGCGCTGCGTCCCGGTCGGCCTCGCGCTCCGAGGCGCGCAGCGCGTCGTGCGCGACGGCCAGGGACCGGCGGACGCTCAGGTCGTCGTATTCCAGGTGGTGCAACCGGCCTTCTGTGGCGGCCAGTTGACCGGCGAGCACGTCCGGTGTGAGCGCGCGGCGGGCGGCGAGGCGGGCCGCGACGACGCGGAGGGCGAGCGGGAGTCCGCCGGTGAGTTCGACGAGGGCGTGGCCGCCGTCGAGGCCGTCCCGGCGGCCGGAGACCGCGCGGAGCAGTGTCGCGCTGTCCTCGTCCGACAGCGGCGCGAGCGGGAAGCGGTGTGCGCCGTCCAGCGCGGTGAGCGGGGACCGGCTCGTCACGATCACCGCGCAGCCCGCGCCCGCCGGCAGCAGCGGCCGCACCTGCGCGGCGTGTACGGCGTCGTCGAGCACCATCAGGGTGCGGGTGGGCGCGAGCATCGAGCGGAGCAACGCGGCCTTCGCGTCCGGGTGTTCGGGGATCCGGCGCGGCTCGGCGCCGAGGTCGCGGAGCAGCGCGGCGAGCGCCTGGCCGGAGGTGAGCGGGGTCATACCGGGCGTGGCGCCGTGCAGGTTGACGTACAACTGGCCGTCGGGGAAACGGTCCCGCAGCCCGTGTGCCGCATGCAGTGCGAGCGCGCTCTTGCCGACGCCGGCCATGCCGCTGAGCACGGCGACACAGGGCATCCCCTCGGCCGCGCCCGCGGCGCCGGGTCCGGTGGTCCGGCGCTCCGGGTCGAGGGCCAGCCGCAGTTCCTCGCGGATGTCGGCGCGGCCGGTGAAGTACGCGGGGGGCGGCGGGAGCTGGGCGGGGCGCGGCGGGCCGCCCGCATCCGCCGGGACGGCCGTGGTCTGCGGCTCGCTCCGTCCTGAGTCGGTGGCCTCCGGTGCCCCCTCGGGACCGCGATGCTCCCGGAGGATCTCCAGATGGGCCTCGCGCACCGCGGGCCCCGGTTCGACGCCGAGCTCCTCCACCAGGCGGGCCCGCAGGTCGCGGTGGACGGCGAGGGCTTCGGCCTGCCGCCCGGTGCGGTGCAGCACGAGCATCAGGAGCCGGTGGAAGGCCTCGCGGAGCGGGTGTTCGGCGGTGAGCGCGGCCAGCTCGGGGGCCAGCCGGTCGAGTCGGGCAGCCGTGGGAGCGAGCCGCAGCTCGGCTTCGTACCGCCATTCCAGGACCAGCAGCCGGGCCTCCTCCAGGCGCTGGACGAAGGCGTGTCCGCCGGTCTCGGGCGGCAGGCCGCTGAGCGGGGTGCCGCGCCACAGCGCGAGCGCCGCCGTGGACTCGCGCAGCGCCCGTTCCCAGTCCCGCCCGGCGTGTGCGGCGCGCGCGGCCGTGGCGTGGTCCTCGAAGACGCGGACGTCCAACTCGCCCTCGCCGACCCGCAGGACGTATCCCGGCGGGACGGCGCGCAGCCGCTCCGGATCGTCGAGGAGGCGCCGCAGCCGCGTCACATGGTTCTGCAGGGAGGCCTGTGCGGACGCCGGTGGTGCCCCGCCCCACAGCGCGTCCTTGAGTACGTCGACCGAGACGACCCGGCCCGGTTCCAGGAGCAGCGCCGCCAACAGGGCGCGCATCTTCCCGCTGCCGATCGGCCGGAACTCGCCGTCGGCGCCGTACAGGACCGGCGGCCCCAGCAGCCCGAACCGCAGCCCGTCCCGCATCACGCCGCCCCACTGCCTTCCCGCGCGGCCGCTCAGGCCACGCCCCGGCGACTTCGCGCCTTCTTACGGCGACATCCCGCCGACCGACTCACGGCCCCCGATGGATCCGTTGGCCACATGTTAGCGATCCGTTGGCGTGGCCTGATGTGATCACTTCATCGGATCTGGCCCGACGGTGCGCGCGTACAACGCGTAACTCGGGGGAGTGTCGCCGCCGCGGCCGGATCCGGGGACGCGAGAGGCCCCGGTCGTCGGAGGTGAGCGACCGGGGCCTCCGTCTGTCTTCCAGACGCCGCGGGCCTGAGCGAGACCGCTCGGGTGACGGGTCTCGCGGGCCTCAGATGACGGGCGGCCGGCCGAGCCGGGTGAGCCGCCACACCGTCCGCCAGCGCATCGGCCGCCGTTCCCCGCCGGACTGCCGCAGCCCCTCCGCGAACCCGCCGAACCAGGCCTTCAGCCCGCCGGCGGACCGGGTCCGTGCCAGCGTGAGCAGCATCCAGATCCCCAGGTGCACGGGGATCAGCGGGAGCGGCAGCCGGCGGCGGGTGAGCCAGACCCGGTTGCGGGCGGTCACCCGGTAGTAGATGGCGTGCCGGGCGGGCGAGGTCTTCGGGTGCTGGAGCAGCAGCCCGGGCTCGTACAGCACGGTCCACCCGGCGTCGATGGCACGCCAGGCCATGTCGGTCTCCTCGTGCGCGAAGAAGAACTCGGCGGGCCAGTCGCCGATCTCCGCGAGCATGGGCAGGGAGAGGGCGTGCCCGCCGCCGAGGAATCCGGTGACCGGGCCGCCGCGCATCGGGTCCTTGGCCCCGACCCGCGGCACGTGCCGGCGCTGGGTCTCCCCGTTCTCGTCGGCGATGCGGAAGCCGACGATGCCGAGCCGCGGATCGGCCGCGTACAGGTCCCGTACCTTGCGCAGCACATCCGCGTCGACGAGCAGCCCGTCGTCGTCGAGCTCGACGACGACATCGACGTCCCCGAACTCACTCAGGCGCTGGAGTCCTACATTGCGGCCGCCGGGGCACCCGAGGTTCTCGTCGACCTCGATGGTGGTCACTTCCCCGGGCAGTCCGAGACGCTCGGCGAACTCGGGCAGCGGGCAGCCGTTGCCCACGATCACGATCCGCGCGGGGGCGACGTCCTGCTTGGCCACGGAGGCGAGCAGCGCGTCGACCTCGGTGGGCCGGTTCCCCATGGTCACCACGGCAACGGCGATCCGCGGCCCCTCCTCCGCCTGTGACACGACACCCACCCCATCCCGGCCGACAACTGTGCCGCGATGCTAGCCGTTCACCGGAATTCCCCCTCACGTACGCCCCGGTGTACGTCCGGATGCACGTACGGACGTAGTCACTCAAACCGCCCGGTTCTCCCCGCGCCGGTTCTCCCTGCGCCGTACGAACTTCA containing:
- a CDS encoding AfsR/SARP family transcriptional regulator; amino-acid sequence: MRDGLRFGLLGPPVLYGADGEFRPIGSGKMRALLAALLLEPGRVVSVDVLKDALWGGAPPASAQASLQNHVTRLRRLLDDPERLRAVPPGYVLRVGEGELDVRVFEDHATAARAAHAGRDWERALRESTAALALWRGTPLSGLPPETGGHAFVQRLEEARLLVLEWRYEAELRLAPTAARLDRLAPELAALTAEHPLREAFHRLLMLVLHRTGRQAEALAVHRDLRARLVEELGVEPGPAVREAHLEILREHRGPEGAPEATDSGRSEPQTTAVPADAGGPPRPAQLPPPPAYFTGRADIREELRLALDPERRTTGPGAAGAAEGMPCVAVLSGMAGVGKSALALHAAHGLRDRFPDGQLYVNLHGATPGMTPLTSGQALAALLRDLGAEPRRIPEHPDAKAALLRSMLAPTRTLMVLDDAVHAAQVRPLLPAGAGCAVIVTSRSPLTALDGAHRFPLAPLSDEDSATLLRAVSGRRDGLDGGHALVELTGGLPLALRVVAARLAARRALTPDVLAGQLAATEGRLHHLEYDDLSVRRSLAVAHDALRASEREADRDAALALCRIGALDLPAYGAPLLARLSGIDPRRAEAALDRLVDVALLEETAYGRYAPHDLVRDFAREIAGATGATEAMGEPESAATTVDGFAGPGTPDPGAHDAAVAELALRWYAGVAARSLEAILEPGLDREDRSRPTASQPPPHTVDVAATPPFCTSQEAFAWGDLELENVVALVERYAETSPYVPVLVRLLNPYVQRSGRVAEVEILQRAALAAARGLGDEAAEAYALGDLAGLHFMTGRAGEALALNDEALAIWRRLGVLSWVRRGLNNRGMLLEGLGRYAESSEALLQSLEFSRELGDPHMEAITYSHLGNLYEHTDPRAAIDHHKRSLAIGDAMGDVILRHSAHCNIGYAHLTLGEPAAAVPHFEESLRILGGHGDWHGESQTRLGLVRALRGVGHWERASSECDLLLCRADRRADRYTGGLARHQRGLLLRLRGDTEAAYEQWKSALEALEETDSPVVGELRKLLAE
- a CDS encoding glycosyltransferase family 2 protein, with the translated sequence MGVVSQAEEGPRIAVAVVTMGNRPTEVDALLASVAKQDVAPARIVIVGNGCPLPEFAERLGLPGEVTTIEVDENLGCPGGRNVGLQRLSEFGDVDVVVELDDDGLLVDADVLRKVRDLYAADPRLGIVGFRIADENGETQRRHVPRVGAKDPMRGGPVTGFLGGGHALSLPMLAEIGDWPAEFFFAHEETDMAWRAIDAGWTVLYEPGLLLQHPKTSPARHAIYYRVTARNRVWLTRRRLPLPLIPVHLGIWMLLTLARTRSAGGLKAWFGGFAEGLRQSGGERRPMRWRTVWRLTRLGRPPVI